Proteins encoded in a region of the Ralstonia pseudosolanacearum genome:
- a CDS encoding non-ribosomal peptide synthetase, with the protein MREAMASMEGDHQHHQAAERAAGFERALRQIQLAAPPAETAWLQVGWHDTAMLPVLARRYGAHGRYCIEVDSSLQASRLRRAHPGVEWRMPAARPRPDGHLAGPGGMGMPRERYDIVLADLRELAAPARGPMLRRLSSLLHDHGKLVVCQAHAQPQAAPGARPEEAIVARSDPREDAVHWVVLDRSDADTAPGAPPAQTGPGDDTFALTDIQHAYWIGRGQALALGGVSCHVYFEWVSPDLDLQRFEQAWNRIVARHGMMRAVLTPEGRQRILGTVPHYAIETEDLRAQPPDRVAARLAQKRAGMCGQVLDAERWPLFDLRATREPAGVTRLHLDLDLLMFDVQSFHILLAELERSYRDPAAQLPAIGLSFRDYLLAGRDAAGEAAYLADKAWWQARLPEIAPPPQLPLARTASDVAQPTFRRLQHRVDPQAWQRLSAFAAEAGLTGSSVLLTAFSEVLARWAGDGRFTLNLTHFNRRRVHPDVERLVGDFTSVLLLTVDCNAPLAFAQRAAATQAQLWASLSHTRFGGVEVLRELARHRAQDGAGMDAGSLMPVVFTSLLGMDLDLLVRGADLLGEPEFLYTCTPQVWLDHQVMVRKGTLEFNWIVIDDLFPEGMVDAMFEAYCRCLDHLAQDAAHWQQPMLAELPTAQRAVRAAVNRTALPLPQSPLHAGFFRQAVAQPHALACATAHASETYAGLAARALAHVRALREAGVVPGDLVACAMPKGIPALAAAIGIVAAGAVLVPLASDMPPARMQAILDGAGVKAAFVAQADGTRPACVSPVAWLVSPEPEAAVHAPANLQREIDAHVASPALDALAYILYTSGSTGTPKGVAITHGAAGNTLEAVHARLGLTPDDRVFGISALGFDLAIYDIFGMLARGGAVILPDEAGMRDASHWLDLAHRYGVTVWNSVPALLAMLVEHAASSGQGLPASLRWVMLSGDWIPLDLPARLRALAPHTRLAALGGATEAAIWSNWFEVGQVDPAWRSIPYGFPLANQSYRVLDAHLRDCPDWVDGDLHIGGAGLASCYWRDPQRTAEAFITHPASAERLYRTGDRARYWPDGCIEFLGRVDSQVKLGGHRIELGEIEAALTQHDGIQAAAATVCATAGGGQQLAAFVVPRRAQAPVDDAAWQALAAACASAAAALPAPAKVTSLQGFQQETERLAPILVLRNLRQLGVDAPQGAVLDRDAEMARLHIAAHYRRLFDAWLRMLAEQGWLAAEGEGRWRVLRAFPALARCERLIAESRAIVTAQMDWVHDAQGLTDWIFDSAARVPSVLREAAHAAGLVFPEGDRRAAESLYQRNIVADYLGAVAGAALAPLARERKAALRVLEVGAGVGGLTAHTLPALHAADPDAEYHYTDVSRFFDDIATAKFGHYGNLRLGRYDINRGAAEQGHAPASFDAVLAANVLHNARDVTWTLRELRGLLRPGGVLILHEATQDKRLQWVTAAAVLEAAAHAASSAPGAGQAGQAGQADDSPLLSAQAWEQALQASGFDRSRAFPAPGSPMAFVGQQIFLAWAHTPSGAVDLADVRRHLAERLPRYLVPAHLACIAQLPLSANGKVDRKRLPHPMPHDAPAGQPGAAGEPPAPGMERTLAHHWAETLHLSADTLGRDSDFFLAGGDSLLVTRLAARLGDALACTVPIRMLFQHSRLAAQAEALDTLRRQPAQAGAGSPVFPLGPPAARTLVCVHASDGHAAAYRPLAAALAGTVQCMALQSPGLEAGQVPLRSVEAQAACYLAALRAGREAGAQAPWHVLGWSMGAYVAVEMARQLTQAGECVAQLLLIDPAPQEAMRAAARSEYDLLLSLAPEAVRRPLAEQVGSADAFASLPPARRLAHWRAGLRLAAPSPADDDAALARMVAVLLANVTAMVDYSLPILDLPTVALYQASEHPAGWGDVIAPWRDVFPRGIQTETLTGTHWSIVGAEVLGPVLARRLREGGAAVAAPAEPPREARQRPPNTAP; encoded by the coding sequence ATGAGGGAAGCAATGGCGTCGATGGAAGGCGATCACCAGCACCACCAGGCGGCGGAGCGCGCGGCCGGTTTTGAGCGCGCGCTGCGGCAAATTCAACTGGCGGCGCCACCGGCGGAGACCGCCTGGCTGCAGGTCGGCTGGCACGATACGGCGATGCTGCCCGTGCTGGCGCGGCGCTACGGTGCGCACGGCCGCTACTGCATTGAGGTGGATTCCAGCCTCCAGGCGAGCCGCCTGCGGCGCGCGCATCCCGGCGTCGAGTGGCGGATGCCTGCCGCGCGGCCACGGCCCGACGGCCACCTCGCGGGGCCCGGCGGGATGGGGATGCCGCGCGAGCGCTACGACATCGTGCTGGCCGACCTGCGCGAACTGGCCGCGCCCGCGCGCGGGCCGATGCTGCGGCGCCTGTCGTCGCTGCTGCATGACCACGGCAAGCTGGTGGTCTGCCAGGCGCACGCGCAACCGCAGGCCGCTCCAGGGGCCCGCCCGGAAGAGGCAATCGTCGCGCGCAGCGACCCGCGCGAAGACGCCGTGCACTGGGTCGTGCTGGACCGATCCGACGCGGATACCGCGCCCGGCGCGCCGCCCGCCCAGACCGGTCCCGGCGACGACACCTTCGCCCTGACCGACATCCAGCACGCCTACTGGATCGGGCGCGGCCAGGCCCTGGCGCTCGGCGGCGTGTCATGCCACGTCTACTTCGAGTGGGTCTCGCCAGACCTGGACCTGCAACGCTTCGAGCAGGCCTGGAACCGGATCGTGGCGCGGCACGGCATGATGCGCGCCGTGCTGACGCCGGAGGGGCGGCAGCGCATCCTCGGCACCGTGCCGCACTACGCCATCGAGACCGAAGACCTGCGCGCGCAGCCGCCCGATCGCGTGGCCGCCAGGCTCGCGCAGAAGCGCGCCGGCATGTGCGGGCAGGTGCTCGACGCCGAGCGCTGGCCGCTGTTCGACCTGCGCGCCACGCGCGAGCCGGCCGGCGTGACGCGCCTGCATCTCGATCTCGACCTGCTGATGTTCGACGTGCAGAGCTTCCACATCCTGCTGGCCGAGCTCGAGCGCAGCTACCGCGACCCGGCCGCGCAGTTGCCCGCCATCGGCCTCAGTTTCCGTGACTACCTGCTGGCCGGCCGGGACGCCGCGGGCGAGGCGGCCTATCTTGCCGACAAAGCCTGGTGGCAGGCCCGCCTGCCCGAGATCGCGCCGCCCCCGCAGCTGCCGCTCGCGCGCACGGCATCCGACGTTGCGCAGCCGACATTCCGGCGCCTGCAGCATCGCGTCGACCCGCAGGCGTGGCAGCGGCTGTCGGCCTTTGCCGCCGAGGCCGGGCTGACCGGCTCGTCCGTGCTGCTCACCGCGTTCTCGGAAGTGCTCGCGCGCTGGGCCGGCGACGGCCGCTTCACGCTCAACCTCACGCACTTCAACCGCCGCCGCGTGCATCCGGATGTCGAGCGGCTGGTCGGCGATTTCACCTCGGTGCTGCTGCTCACGGTCGACTGCAACGCGCCGCTGGCCTTCGCCCAGCGTGCCGCCGCCACCCAGGCCCAGCTCTGGGCCAGCCTGTCGCACACGCGCTTCGGCGGCGTGGAAGTCCTGCGCGAACTGGCCCGCCACCGCGCGCAGGACGGCGCCGGCATGGACGCCGGCAGCCTGATGCCGGTCGTGTTCACCAGCCTCCTGGGCATGGATCTCGACCTGCTGGTCCGTGGCGCCGACCTGCTCGGCGAGCCGGAATTCCTCTACACCTGCACGCCGCAGGTCTGGCTCGACCACCAGGTGATGGTCCGCAAGGGCACGCTGGAATTCAACTGGATCGTGATCGACGACCTGTTCCCCGAGGGCATGGTCGATGCGATGTTCGAGGCCTATTGCCGGTGCCTCGACCATCTGGCCCAGGATGCCGCGCACTGGCAGCAGCCGATGCTTGCTGAGCTGCCCACAGCGCAGCGCGCGGTGCGCGCAGCCGTCAACCGGACCGCGCTGCCGCTGCCGCAGTCGCCGCTGCACGCGGGCTTCTTCCGGCAGGCGGTGGCGCAGCCGCACGCGCTGGCCTGTGCCACCGCGCACGCCAGCGAAACCTATGCCGGACTGGCCGCCCGCGCACTGGCGCACGTGCGCGCGCTGCGCGAGGCGGGCGTCGTGCCCGGCGACCTCGTGGCCTGCGCCATGCCCAAGGGCATTCCCGCGCTCGCCGCCGCCATCGGCATCGTCGCGGCGGGGGCGGTGCTGGTGCCGTTGGCCAGCGACATGCCCCCGGCGCGCATGCAAGCCATTCTTGATGGCGCCGGTGTCAAAGCCGCCTTTGTCGCGCAGGCGGACGGCACGCGGCCGGCATGCGTCAGCCCTGTCGCGTGGCTGGTGTCGCCGGAACCCGAAGCGGCCGTGCACGCGCCCGCCAATCTGCAGCGGGAGATCGACGCGCACGTCGCATCGCCCGCCCTCGATGCGCTGGCCTACATCCTCTACACCTCGGGCTCGACCGGCACGCCCAAGGGTGTCGCGATCACGCACGGCGCGGCCGGCAACACGCTGGAAGCCGTCCACGCGCGGCTCGGCCTGACGCCGGACGACCGCGTATTCGGCATCTCGGCGCTGGGCTTCGACCTGGCCATCTACGATATTTTCGGCATGCTGGCGCGCGGCGGCGCCGTGATCCTGCCGGACGAGGCGGGCATGCGCGATGCCTCGCACTGGCTGGACCTGGCGCACCGGTACGGCGTTACCGTCTGGAACTCGGTGCCGGCCCTGCTGGCGATGCTGGTCGAGCACGCGGCATCCAGCGGGCAGGGCCTGCCGGCATCGCTGCGCTGGGTCATGCTCAGCGGCGACTGGATTCCGCTGGACCTGCCGGCACGCCTGCGCGCGCTGGCGCCGCACACGCGCCTCGCTGCCCTGGGCGGCGCTACCGAGGCCGCGATCTGGTCGAACTGGTTCGAGGTCGGGCAGGTCGATCCCGCCTGGCGCTCCATACCGTACGGGTTTCCGCTGGCCAACCAGTCCTACCGGGTGCTCGATGCCCACCTGCGCGACTGCCCGGACTGGGTCGATGGCGATCTGCATATCGGCGGCGCCGGCCTGGCTTCGTGCTACTGGCGCGATCCGCAGCGCACCGCCGAGGCCTTCATCACCCACCCCGCCAGCGCAGAGCGCCTGTACCGCACCGGCGACCGCGCGCGCTACTGGCCGGACGGCTGCATCGAATTTCTCGGGCGCGTCGACAGCCAGGTCAAGCTCGGCGGCCACCGCATCGAGCTGGGCGAGATCGAAGCCGCGCTGACGCAGCACGACGGCATCCAGGCCGCGGCCGCCACGGTTTGCGCCACCGCCGGCGGGGGGCAGCAACTGGCCGCCTTCGTCGTGCCGCGACGCGCCCAGGCTCCTGTAGACGATGCCGCCTGGCAGGCCTTGGCGGCGGCCTGCGCGTCCGCAGCAGCGGCGCTGCCTGCGCCGGCCAAGGTGACCTCGCTGCAAGGCTTCCAGCAGGAGACGGAACGGCTCGCGCCGATCCTGGTGCTGCGCAATCTGCGGCAGTTGGGCGTGGACGCGCCGCAAGGCGCCGTGCTCGACCGCGATGCCGAGATGGCGCGTCTGCACATCGCCGCCCACTACCGGCGCCTGTTCGATGCCTGGCTGCGCATGCTGGCCGAACAAGGATGGCTGGCGGCCGAAGGCGAGGGGCGCTGGCGCGTGCTGCGCGCGTTCCCGGCGCTGGCGCGGTGCGAACGCCTGATCGCGGAAAGCCGGGCCATCGTCACCGCGCAGATGGACTGGGTGCACGATGCGCAAGGCCTGACCGACTGGATCTTCGACAGCGCCGCGCGCGTGCCGTCGGTGCTGCGCGAAGCGGCCCATGCCGCCGGGCTGGTATTCCCCGAAGGCGATCGGCGCGCGGCGGAGAGTCTCTACCAGCGCAATATCGTCGCGGACTATCTTGGCGCGGTGGCGGGCGCGGCCCTCGCGCCGCTGGCGCGCGAACGCAAGGCCGCGCTGCGGGTGCTGGAGGTCGGCGCCGGCGTCGGGGGGCTGACGGCGCATACCTTGCCGGCCTTGCACGCCGCCGACCCCGACGCCGAATATCACTACACCGACGTCAGCCGGTTTTTCGACGACATCGCCACCGCCAAATTCGGGCACTACGGCAACCTGCGGCTGGGCCGCTACGACATCAACCGCGGCGCGGCCGAACAAGGCCATGCCCCCGCCAGCTTCGACGCGGTGCTGGCCGCCAACGTGCTGCACAACGCGCGCGACGTGACCTGGACCCTGCGCGAGCTGCGCGGCCTGCTGCGTCCGGGCGGCGTGCTGATCCTGCACGAAGCCACGCAGGACAAGCGCTTGCAATGGGTGACCGCCGCCGCCGTGCTGGAAGCCGCCGCGCATGCCGCCAGCAGCGCGCCCGGCGCCGGCCAGGCGGGCCAGGCGGGTCAAGCGGATGATTCGCCGCTGCTGTCCGCGCAGGCATGGGAACAGGCGCTGCAGGCGAGCGGGTTCGATCGCAGCCGAGCATTTCCGGCGCCCGGCAGCCCGATGGCATTCGTTGGCCAGCAGATCTTTCTCGCCTGGGCGCACACGCCGTCCGGCGCGGTTGATCTGGCCGACGTGCGCCGGCACCTGGCCGAACGGCTGCCGCGTTATCTGGTCCCGGCCCACCTGGCCTGCATCGCGCAGCTGCCGCTGTCCGCTAACGGCAAGGTGGATCGCAAGCGTCTGCCGCACCCGATGCCGCACGACGCGCCGGCAGGCCAGCCGGGCGCGGCCGGTGAGCCGCCGGCGCCCGGCATGGAACGCACGCTGGCGCACCACTGGGCCGAAACGTTGCACCTCAGCGCGGACACCCTCGGCCGCGACAGCGATTTCTTCCTGGCCGGCGGCGACAGCCTGCTCGTGACGCGGCTCGCTGCCCGCCTGGGCGATGCGCTGGCGTGCACCGTCCCGATCCGGATGCTGTTCCAGCACAGCCGTCTCGCAGCGCAGGCGGAGGCCCTGGACACCCTGCGCCGGCAGCCCGCGCAGGCCGGCGCCGGGTCACCCGTCTTCCCGCTCGGTCCGCCCGCGGCGCGCACGCTGGTCTGCGTGCACGCCAGCGACGGCCATGCCGCCGCGTATCGACCGCTGGCGGCGGCGCTCGCGGGCACGGTGCAGTGCATGGCCCTGCAATCGCCGGGGCTCGAAGCGGGCCAGGTGCCGCTACGCAGCGTGGAGGCCCAGGCCGCGTGCTACCTCGCGGCGCTGCGCGCGGGCCGCGAAGCCGGGGCGCAAGCGCCGTGGCATGTGCTCGGGTGGTCGATGGGCGCTTACGTGGCGGTCGAGATGGCACGCCAGCTGACGCAGGCCGGTGAGTGCGTGGCGCAATTGCTGCTGATCGATCCGGCACCGCAGGAGGCGATGCGCGCGGCCGCGCGCAGCGAATACGACCTGTTGCTGTCGCTGGCGCCGGAGGCCGTCCGGCGGCCGCTGGCGGAGCAGGTCGGCAGCGCCGATGCCTTCGCCTCCCTGCCGCCGGCCCGGCGGCTCGCGCACTGGCGCGCCGGCCTGCGCCTGGCCGCGCCGTCGCCCGCTGACGATGACGCCGCGCTGGCGCGGATGGTGGCGGTGCTGCTGGCCAACGTGACCGCGATGGTGGATTACAGCCTGCCGATCCTGGACCTGCCGACCGTGGCGCTCTACCAGGCCAGCGAGCATCCGGCCGGCTGGGGCGACGTCATCGCGCCATGGCGCGACGTCTTCCCGCGCGGCATCCAGACCGAGACCCTGACGGGCACCCACTGGTCCATCGTCGGCGCCGAGGTGCTGGGGCCGGTCCTGGCACGGCGCCTGCGGGAGGGCGGGGCGGCAGTGGCAGCACCAGCCGAGCCGCCCCGCGAAGCGCGGCAACGTCCTCCAAACACCGCCCCTTGA